In the Coturnix japonica isolate 7356 chromosome 6, Coturnix japonica 2.1, whole genome shotgun sequence genome, one interval contains:
- the LOC107316090 gene encoding homeobox protein VENTX-like, whose amino-acid sequence MTKAPFSVEWLSQSSQAPKSPTQGTPRRASPSTAGRRPASGSRPGMSERSKEKVAGKGSRSNREPSATPPAAGAEGQPSEERGRECSCPEEPRGGRRLRTAFSAEQISTLESSFQRHRYLGAAERRKLASRMRLSEVQIKTWFQNRRMKLKRQLQELRPEPFCTPPLPFGPQVSLPLTYVARPPPLPGHEAAPGSFALAALPAPALDVSSACRAQPVGFWAAPCFVGYRDPRAFLLSV is encoded by the exons ATGACCAAGGCCCCATTCTCTGTGGAGTGGCTATCCCAGAGCAGCCAGGCCCCCAAGAGTCCCACCCAGGGCACGCCGCGCCGAGCATCGCCCTCGACAGCCGGCCGCCGGCCCGCTTCAGGTTCCAGACCCGGAATGAGCGAACGGAGCAAGGAGAAAGTCGCcgggaaaggcagcaggagcaaCAGGGAGCCTTCAGCAACACCCCCCGCTGCAG GTGCAGAGGGGCAACCCTCAGAGGAGCGGGGCCGCGAGTGCTCGTGCCCCGAGGAGCCGAGGGGCGGTAGGCGGCTGCGCACGGCGTTCAGCGCCGAGCAGATCAGCACCCTGGAGAGTTCCTTCCAGAGGCACCGGTACCTGGGCGCCGCCGAGCGCCGCAAGCTGGCGAGCAGGATGCGGCTCTCCGAGGTGCAG ATCAAGACCTGGTTTCAGAACCGCCGAATGAAGCTCAAGAGGCAACTGCAGGAGTTGAGGCCGGAGCCTTTCTGCACTCCACCTCTCCCTTTCGGACCTCAGGTGTCCCTACCACTCACCTACGTGGCCCGACCGCCGCCTCTACCCGGGCATGAGGCTGCCCCGGGGAGCTTTGCCTTGGCAGCGTTGCCAGCACCCGCTCTGGATGTCAGCAGcgcctgcagagcacagcctgtCGGCTTCTGGGCAGCACCCTGCTTTGTAGGGTACAGGGATCCTAGGGCTTTCTTGCTGAGTGTCTGA